The genome window AATACAGTTCCAGCAATACAGCCAAGCCACAGAAAAGCGTCAATCATGAGCAACAGAATCGCACGCCCTGTTTCTCCCTGCGCCATTGGAATAAGCCAGCTCCGAATGATTTTGCGGTGCGGTAAAGGCGCCTCAGGGGGCAAAGGATTGGTCAGAGAAGGCTCTGAAAGGGCTGAATTTAGATGTGTAGACACGACAAGAATCAATAAGTTAGATGCAAATGATAGCGGTTTTCGTGATTTCTCGCATGATGTAGGTCAAAAACCCCTCCTGTTTTGGCGCGCCCGGCAGGAATCGAACCTGCGACCCTTGGCTTCGGAGGCCAATACTCTATCCACTGAGCTACGGGCGCCCACGGAAAACTGGATACCAGGCTATTGTAAGTGCCTATAGCCCTACTCTCTAGTTATAATCACCGCAAAACAACTCTATAACCCGTCAAACGATAAATTCTTATGAGCAACGAGCACGGAAATCTGATTAAGTCCCCAAAGCAACTCATCATCATGGTATTTGCAAGTTTTTTTGTGCCCTTGATCATTATTTTGTTATTGATGGTTTTTGTGAACAATGGCAAACGCGGTGATTCTTCAGCCACTACAGAGCAGCTGATTAAACCAGTAGCCCAATTGAATTTTAAAGATGCAAGTGCTCCCAAGGAGCTGCAAACTGGCGAACAAGTTTATAAAGCTGTTTGCTCTTCTTGTCATGCAAGTGGCGCAGCGGGCGCACCGAAGTTTGGTGATACAGCGGCCTGGGCGTCACGCCTAGGAAAAGGCTACGACGGATTACTCACTTCTGTATTGAAGGGCAAAGGCGCAATGCCAGCACGCGGCGGATCTAATCCTGCTGATATCAGTGATTATGAGTTGGGTCGCGCAGTGGTTTACTTGGCGAATTCAGCAGGTGGCAAATTGCCAGAGCCTAAAGCACCCGCAGCAAAATAAATTTTTACTGCTCTGATAAAAAAAGCTGGCTACCTGCCAGCTTTTTTATTTTT of Polynucleobacter sp. AP-Titi-500A-B4 contains these proteins:
- a CDS encoding cytochrome c5 family protein → MSNEHGNLIKSPKQLIIMVFASFFVPLIIILLLMVFVNNGKRGDSSATTEQLIKPVAQLNFKDASAPKELQTGEQVYKAVCSSCHASGAAGAPKFGDTAAWASRLGKGYDGLLTSVLKGKGAMPARGGSNPADISDYELGRAVVYLANSAGGKLPEPKAPAAK